A single genomic interval of Candidatus Bathyarchaeota archaeon harbors:
- a CDS encoding radical SAM protein, giving the protein MTEHKGPLLMTSWRATGACNARCLYCNVDATGKHAPREMTTQEAFHLVDEVKKFGVRWFGIKGGEPLTRPDIFEIVTYAKSKGLNVCLLTNGVFVDGSIYDNLVKNQVWTSVSIDGPEEINDQLRGKGSYKKALAAIEKLSAGKILNGLACAITKINYQHLDHVAELADKYHANFVWYNHLVPSGRAKASIDLSPSPEQYEWTLNHIWDITEKYHGKFEVHVHCPHFARIVKQRIPEDRFNEWYEKEFHGKCTYFAFGGYLSVTENGDLIPCFYTDLQPDEPMMLGNIRNKSLSTAWEEIKASKYYNKFQDRNVLKGKCGVCEYREICGGCRNRAYAMTGDIAGEDPACAYIPMTLRKK; this is encoded by the coding sequence TTGACTGAACACAAAGGTCCACTTCTTATGACTTCTTGGCGTGCCACAGGCGCCTGCAACGCACGATGCCTATACTGCAACGTAGACGCAACAGGCAAACATGCGCCCAGAGAAATGACAACCCAAGAAGCCTTCCACCTAGTTGACGAAGTCAAAAAGTTCGGTGTAAGATGGTTCGGCATCAAAGGCGGCGAACCCCTCACACGCCCCGACATATTCGAAATCGTCACCTACGCCAAAAGTAAAGGCTTAAACGTTTGCCTACTCACCAACGGCGTCTTCGTCGACGGTTCAATCTACGATAACCTCGTCAAAAACCAAGTCTGGACCTCAGTCAGCATCGACGGCCCCGAAGAAATCAACGACCAACTCCGAGGAAAAGGCAGCTACAAGAAAGCCTTAGCAGCCATCGAGAAACTCTCAGCGGGGAAAATCCTAAACGGCTTAGCCTGCGCAATAACTAAAATCAACTACCAACACCTCGACCACGTCGCCGAGTTAGCGGACAAGTACCACGCCAACTTCGTCTGGTATAACCATTTGGTGCCAAGCGGAAGAGCCAAAGCCTCCATCGACCTCTCGCCCAGTCCAGAACAGTACGAGTGGACACTCAACCACATCTGGGACATCACCGAAAAATACCACGGAAAATTCGAAGTTCACGTTCACTGCCCACACTTCGCTAGAATCGTTAAACAACGCATCCCCGAAGACCGCTTTAACGAGTGGTACGAGAAAGAGTTCCACGGCAAATGCACCTACTTCGCATTCGGCGGCTACCTCTCCGTAACCGAAAACGGCGACTTAATCCCATGCTTCTACACTGACCTGCAACCAGACGAACCCATGATGCTGGGCAACATACGCAACAAAAGCTTAAGCACCGCATGGGAAGAAATCAAAGCCTCCAAATACTACAACAAATTCCAAGACCGCAACGTACTCAAAGGCAAATGCGGAGTCTGCGAATACCGAGAAATCTGCGGCGGATGCAGAAACCGAGCATACGCGATGACAGGCGACATAGCTGGAGAAGACCCCGCCTGCGCCTACATACCGATGACTTTACGCAAAAAATAG
- a CDS encoding BsaWI family type II restriction enzyme has translation MKFKDLVNLYEKKKTVCGTETYKHISELLKEAKEIHKKDWLKNPTPNGDHEQSWRAFKGKNLEKLIAFILKDEVETLGLKIINGATLDRTKAENLSLELSSVKHNLLIDYGEFGSHLPDVDCIIYSPKSYKVIAVLSSKVTLRERIAQTGYWKIKMSKDPVTMNIKVYFVTPDEDGTLTTKIPAKKGRAISEVDLDGSYVMSEKTIEESSKVKMFDKFIQDLREVLKNVCE, from the coding sequence ATGAAATTCAAAGATTTAGTAAATCTTTATGAGAAAAAGAAGACCGTTTGTGGAACTGAAACTTATAAGCATATTTCAGAACTTCTGAAAGAAGCAAAAGAAATACATAAAAAAGACTGGCTTAAAAACCCAACCCCAAATGGGGATCATGAACAATCATGGCGGGCTTTTAAAGGAAAAAACCTGGAAAAGCTCATTGCATTCATACTTAAAGATGAAGTGGAAACCTTAGGTCTAAAGATTATTAATGGAGCCACTTTAGATAGAACAAAAGCAGAAAACCTCTCTCTTGAACTCAGTTCAGTAAAGCACAACTTATTAATTGATTATGGAGAGTTTGGTTCTCATTTACCTGATGTTGACTGCATAATATATAGTCCGAAGTCCTACAAAGTTATTGCAGTTTTATCCAGTAAAGTTACCCTGCGCGAACGGATCGCTCAGACAGGCTACTGGAAAATCAAAATGTCGAAAGATCCTGTCACTATGAATATTAAAGTTTATTTCGTTACCCCTGATGAAGACGGAACTTTAACGACAAAAATACCTGCTAAAAAGGGACGGGCAATATCAGAAGTAGATTTAGACGGAAGTTACGTGATGAGCGAAAAAACTATAGAGGAAAGCTCTAAGGTGAAAATGTTTGATAAATTCATTCAGGACTTGCGGGAAGTACTAAAAAATGTTTGTGAATAA